A single genomic interval of Lathyrus oleraceus cultivar Zhongwan6 chromosome 7, CAAS_Psat_ZW6_1.0, whole genome shotgun sequence harbors:
- the LOC127102322 gene encoding uncharacterized protein LOC127102322 has product MQIVLQKPNLEKIMENFILAQTQQNEEFLNQDIHATPRGQFPGKPQPNPRGQANDVTLRSGTTYDGPVKPALSGSEASKRNFVSTDEVEELEGQKDQEVKDKGEDKDKVIKKLRVEITFTEAINQILSYAKFLKNILTNKHRLDDPKPLECNSIAENKLAKKEKDPESFSIPCILGNRVIDKAFLDLRASVSLKPLAVCRRLNLGELQPTKMSLQLADKYVKYPIGILEYIPIRTGQLYIPTDFMVMDIK; this is encoded by the exons ATGCAGATCGTTCTTCAAAAGCCAAACCTTGAGAAAATCATGGAGAACTTCATTTTGGCCCAAACTCAGCAAAACGAAGAGTTCCTAAACCAAGATATTCAT GCCACACCTAGAGGGCAATTTCCTGGAAAACCTCAACCCAACCCCCGAGGGCAAGCTAACGATGTTACCCTACGAAGTGGAACCACTTATGACGGACCTGTAAAACCAGCCTTGAGTGGATCAGAGGCTTCTAAGAGAAACTTTGTGTCTACAGATGAAGTAGAGGAACTAGAGGGACAAAAAGACCAGGAAGTGAAAGATAAGGGAGAAGATAAAGATAAA GTGATCAAGAAACTCCGCGTAGAAATCACATTCACCGAAGCCATCAATCAGATACTATCTTATGCTAAATTTCTGAAAAACATCTTGACCAACAAACATAGGCTTGATGATCCCAAACCTTTAGAGTGCAACTCCATTGCTGAGAATAAACTTGCTAAAAAGGAGAAAGATCCCGAAAGCTTTTCCATACCTTGTATTTTAGGGAATCGTGTTATAGACAAAGCATTCCTAGACTTGAGAGCAAGCGTAAGCTTAAAGCCTTTAGCAGTTTGTAGAAGGTTAAACCTAGGAGAATTGCAACCGACTAAGATGTCTCTTCAATTAGCCGATAAATATGTAAAATATCCAATAGGCATATTAGAATACATTCCAATTAGAAccggtcaactttatatcccaacagatTTTATGGTAATGGACATTAAATAA